One stretch of Halichoerus grypus chromosome 8, mHalGry1.hap1.1, whole genome shotgun sequence DNA includes these proteins:
- the SIX6 gene encoding homeobox protein SIX6, which translates to MFQLPILNFSPQQVAGVCETLEESGDVERLGRFLWSLPVAPAACEALNKNESVLRARAIVAFHGGNYRELYHILENHKFTKESHAKLQALWLEAHYQEAEKLRGRPLGPVDKYRVRKKFPLPRTIWDGEQKTHCFKERTRHLLREWYLQDPYPNPSKKRELAQATGLTPTQVGNWFKNRRQRDRAAAAKNRLQQQVMSQGSGRALRAEEESTPEVLGAAASPAASLSSKAATSAISITSSDSECDI; encoded by the exons ATGTTCCAGCTGCCCATCTTGAATTTCAGTCCCCAGCAAGTGGCCGGGGTATGCGAGACTCTGGAGGAGAGCGGCGACGTAGAGCGCCTGGGTCGCTTCCTCTGGTCGCTGCCCGTGGCCCCTGCGGCCTGCGAGGCCCTCAACAAGAATGAATCGGTGCTGCGCGCGAGAGCCATCGTGGCCTTTCACGGTGGCAACTACCGCGAGCTCTACCATATCCTGGAAAACCACAAGTTCACTAAGGAGTCGCACGCCAAGCTGCAGGCGCTGTGGCTCGAAGCGCATTACCAGGAGGCTGAGAAGCTGCGTGGACGGCCCCTGGGGCCGGTGGACAAGTACCGTGTGAGGAAGAAGTTCCCGCTGCCGCGCACCATTTGGGACGGCGAACAGAAGACACACTGTTTCAAGGAGCGCACGCGGCATCTGCTACGGGAATGGTACCTGCAGGACCCATACCCCAACCCCAGCAAAAAGCGTGAGCTCGCCCAGGCAACCGGACTGACCCCTACGCAGGTGGGCAACTGGTTCAAAAACCGCCGACAAAGGGACCGGGCGGCTGCTGCCAAGAACAG ACTCCAGCAGCAGGTCATGTCGCAGGGCTCCGGACGGGCTCTAAGGGCTGAGGAAGAGAGCACGCCCGAGGTGCTGGGCGCCGCCGCCAGCCCGGCCGCCAGCCTATCCAGCAAGGCAGCCACTTCGGCCATCTCCATCACGTCCAGCGACAGCGAGTGCGACATCTGA